In Lewinellaceae bacterium, a single window of DNA contains:
- the ruvX gene encoding Holliday junction resolvase RuvX — protein sequence MSRILAIDYGTKRTGLAVTDPLQIIANGLDTVRTQDLEEYLKQYLAREEVETIVVGEPLYPDGNPAQIHHLVVGFVRRLKKLFPDMEVVTHDERYTSEEAREVILQSGAGKKKRRDKGLVDKVSAVLILQDYLETKRT from the coding sequence TTGTCCCGCATCCTCGCCATCGACTACGGAACCAAACGCACCGGCCTGGCGGTGACCGACCCGCTGCAGATCATCGCCAACGGACTGGACACCGTGCGCACCCAGGATTTGGAGGAATACCTGAAGCAGTACCTGGCCCGGGAAGAGGTGGAAACCATCGTCGTCGGAGAGCCTTTGTATCCGGATGGCAACCCGGCTCAGATTCATCATTTGGTCGTCGGATTTGTGCGCCGGTTGAAAAAACTTTTTCCCGATATGGAAGTTGTTACTCATGATGAGCGTTATACTTCGGAAGAAGCCAGGGAAGTTATCCTCCAAAGCGGCGCCGGGAAAAAAAAGCGCCGGGATAAGGGCCTGGTCGACAAAGTGAGCGCCGTTTTAATTTTACAGGATTATCTGGAAACCAAAAGAACCTAA
- the def gene encoding peptide deformylase, which yields MLLPIYSYGQPVLKKMGEDISPDYPELQQFIDDMWETMYHAEGVGLAAPQVGESIRLFVVDTIQIMEEGKEEEGIKSVFINAHKVEEAGEPWTYEEGCLSIPEVRGDVDRPPQLRLRYLNENFEEQEAVFTGINARVIQHEYDHIDGVLFTEHLKPIKRRLVRRKLEDIKKGKVKVEYKMKFPVSR from the coding sequence ATGTTACTACCGATATACTCCTATGGGCAGCCGGTATTGAAAAAGATGGGGGAAGACATCAGCCCGGATTACCCCGAACTTCAGCAATTCATAGACGATATGTGGGAAACGATGTACCACGCTGAAGGCGTCGGCCTGGCCGCCCCTCAGGTTGGAGAATCTATCCGCCTTTTTGTCGTCGACACCATTCAGATCATGGAAGAAGGCAAGGAAGAGGAAGGCATCAAAAGCGTTTTCATCAACGCCCACAAGGTCGAAGAGGCCGGCGAGCCCTGGACCTACGAGGAAGGCTGCCTCAGCATCCCCGAGGTGCGCGGCGACGTAGACCGCCCGCCCCAGCTCCGCCTCCGCTACCTGAACGAAAACTTCGAAGAGCAGGAAGCCGTCTTCACCGGCATCAACGCCCGCGTTATCCAGCACGAATACGACCACATCGACGGCGTCCTGTTCACCGAGCACCTCAAGCCGATCAAGCGCCGGCTGGTGCGCCGCAAGCTGGAGGATATTAAGAAAGGCAAGGTGAAGGTGGAGTATAAAATGAAGTTTCCGGTTTCGAGGTGA
- a CDS encoding transposase, with protein MLDPIRHIDPWSIKDMESLRDIVKLLLNIVEQQSDQLEQLRQENQELKDEINRLKGEQGRPKFPKAKEGAARDISSEKKRRKKNRKKGKKKPNIDIDRTEFVRVDKSVLPADAQFKGYDEVIQQELRLIRSNTLYKVERYYSPSEGKLYRGQLPEEYMGEFGPGLQSLMQMLHHSCDVTHGRLNALLKSQGILMSTGTISNILLSGKGWACEEQREILRAGLEASPYAQADSTKSKEKGKGKTTQIVGAEFFTVFYTMDSKSRLDVLRALLGKPSEGLSLCLNATSRQLLRHFGVAKKDRQFLEKRLGDGAQWTIPAFAAWLQKHAPKIRAKKNMYPRILESLALGYYHEQTDFPIVESLLSDDAPEYTKIALWLHALCWIHDARHYNKLNPKIELHRSIKEGFQEKYWKFYYQLLDFKEFSAAQQEVQKLILKQQFESLFKPSTDYFQLNECIRRTLGNKEKLLAVLDNPALPLHNNGMELGARRAVRKRDISLHSWSETGTRARDAFMSIVETAAKLGVNPMEYIADRITQKYEMPPLASLVRMAYC; from the coding sequence ATGCTTGACCCAATTCGCCATATCGACCCATGGTCCATCAAGGATATGGAATCCTTGCGAGACATCGTGAAGTTGTTGCTCAACATCGTGGAACAACAATCGGATCAGCTCGAACAGCTCCGCCAGGAGAACCAGGAATTGAAAGATGAAATTAACCGGTTAAAGGGCGAACAGGGCCGTCCTAAGTTCCCTAAGGCTAAAGAGGGGGCAGCTAGAGACATTTCTTCCGAAAAAAAGCGGCGCAAGAAGAACCGCAAAAAAGGAAAAAAGAAACCTAATATTGATATTGACCGGACTGAATTTGTCCGGGTGGACAAATCGGTTTTGCCAGCAGATGCGCAATTCAAAGGCTATGACGAGGTAATCCAGCAAGAGCTGCGTTTAATCCGTTCGAACACGCTATATAAAGTGGAGCGCTATTACTCGCCTAGCGAAGGCAAGCTATACCGAGGGCAGCTGCCGGAGGAATATATGGGAGAATTTGGGCCGGGGCTTCAAAGCCTGATGCAAATGCTGCACCACTCCTGCGACGTGACTCACGGGCGGCTGAATGCCCTTCTCAAGAGCCAAGGGATTCTCATGTCCACTGGCACGATATCTAATATATTGCTAAGCGGCAAAGGCTGGGCCTGCGAAGAACAACGGGAGATTTTGCGGGCAGGGCTAGAGGCTAGCCCTTATGCCCAGGCGGACAGCACTAAGAGCAAGGAAAAAGGAAAAGGGAAAACCACTCAAATCGTCGGCGCAGAATTTTTCACGGTGTTTTATACCATGGATTCGAAAAGCCGCCTGGACGTGCTGCGCGCCCTTTTGGGCAAGCCCTCCGAAGGCTTGTCACTATGCTTAAATGCCACAAGCCGGCAATTATTGCGCCATTTCGGAGTAGCTAAAAAGGACAGGCAATTCCTCGAAAAGCGCCTTGGCGACGGGGCTCAATGGACAATTCCAGCCTTTGCAGCCTGGCTCCAAAAACATGCCCCCAAAATCCGGGCCAAGAAGAATATGTACCCGCGCATTTTGGAGAGCCTTGCCTTGGGGTATTACCATGAGCAAACGGATTTCCCGATAGTGGAATCCCTGCTCAGCGACGATGCGCCGGAGTATACAAAAATCGCCCTGTGGCTCCATGCTTTGTGCTGGATACACGACGCTCGGCACTACAACAAACTGAATCCCAAAATAGAGCTTCACCGCTCCATCAAAGAAGGTTTCCAAGAGAAATACTGGAAATTCTATTATCAACTCCTGGATTTCAAAGAATTTTCGGCAGCTCAACAAGAGGTGCAAAAATTAATATTAAAACAGCAATTCGAAAGCCTTTTTAAGCCTTCTACGGATTATTTTCAACTCAATGAGTGCATTCGGCGAACCCTTGGAAATAAAGAAAAACTGCTGGCTGTCTTAGACAATCCGGCCTTGCCTCTGCACAATAATGGAATGGAACTGGGGGCAAGGCGAGCCGTCCGCAAACGGGATATTTCTTTGCACTCCTGGTCAGAAACAGGAACCAGGGCCAGGGATGCTTTTATGTCCATCGTCGAGACGGCTGCCAAGCTCGGGGTCAACCCCATGGAGTACATCGCCGACAGGATTACCCAAAA